The following nucleotide sequence is from Mytilus trossulus isolate FHL-02 chromosome 9, PNRI_Mtr1.1.1.hap1, whole genome shotgun sequence.
CTCAGTTCCGTACATCCATTTAATGTCTACATGATTTTGCTATTTCAATTAATCCATCGTCGTCGATATTTCTACATCCAACCGTTGACAAGGACTTTAGAAGACTACAATTTTCAGCAATTGCGAAAAGTGTCCGATTTGATAAGTTTTCGCTGTTTGAAGGATATGTATTCCCGAAGGATATGTTTTCAAGACTGCGGCAATTCTGTGTTACTTGTACCATTCCACAATCTGTAATTCCCCTGCTTTGTTCGATGTTAAGACGTTTTAGAGATTTTGTTCTCTCTGTTATGAATTGAAGTCCTTCGTCATCAAGTAAATTAGAATGTATTGTGAGCTCAGCTAATGGAAGATCCTTTTCTGAAACCATGAAAGCGTCATTTGAAGTTTGTCCATTAAAGAGATAAAAAGAGTTAAGATTTGTACAATCGTTTAAAATTGAGACAACAGAACTATCTTTTAATGTATTCCATCCACGAAGAGCTAGTTTCGTTAATTCCGGTTGTTTTCGTAGAAGTGAAATTAACTTATCATCTAGAGTGCGTGTTCCGTAGAAATATCCTATATCTAGCTCAGTAAGATTAAGtccttttaatttttctaaacaATGCTCCATATTAAATCGACTGTCggatatgaatttaattttttctagATTTGGGCATCGttgaattattttatcaaaGAAAACTTCAGATACTACAAGCTTGTCGGAAACATCGAGGGACTTAAGATTTACGAACTGCAGTTTCCTCTGAAAGCCGAAAAAGTCGATGATATGACCAGGTGTAATGGTTAAgcttttcacaaaattttgtatTCTGCGCACATGCTCAAACGCTTGGGAATAATCTACATAGATCTCCGTGTAATCAACATGTTTCCAGAGACACGATGTAAATGCAAGCTGTTTCCATAGGTTACATACTTGGTCAATGTTTGTGAATAGATCACTCTGAGGTACGTACGATAATATATGAAGAAGCAGCTCACTTGGTATGACGTTGATGTTCATATCTGGAATAACACTGTTGTAATTGACCTTACGAAGTGTGTTTTGAAACAAAAGTAATATgtatcaaaataatgacttcgttaattttcaatttcatcaacAAAGATCGAAATAGCatcttattttagatttttgtagaaaatcaaTCGCCGTATCAGTATACGCTTATAATTTTTCATGCTACAGCATATACATCTGACGTTTCCTCTACTTTTACCACAATTTGCAATGAGGTCCAATAAtcattctgaaaaaaacaaaaaaaaaaacagtataataCCTGGATAAGATAATGTACATATATTGGAATACAAGTTGAATTCTCATGCAGTGGCgtaacgtatatatatatatatgaagcgAATCGACAAAATTTTGGATGTTTTTTGCTTTAAAAGAATGTGAATCCTGAAAGAATCATGTTTGACatagataattttaaaaaagatagtATAAACactaaaatatttactttgtgCGATATActacattgttttaatttactatTAGCGATGAAGGATGGGAATGAATTAATCGAATTCGCAAGTATGCCATGCATCGACGGAGTATTAGATTGGGTCAGGACACAGGACCCATGGTTGGAGCACTTTGCTTGATTATATAGAGAATCACTTAAGCATGACTGGAACGGAaccccttatgaaaagttctggatccgccacagCAAGATGCCGGGCTTATATAACACCGACGACGATAACATGATAACCTTATACGAAGGCAAATTTTCTACGGTTTTATGAAAAGTTACCAGTCAATTATATTAGATCTAAGTATTCACTAGATGTTGAATTCACAttgatattatttgtattgGCTGAGAGACGAATCGTGCGATTCAATTCAAAAAAAGATAAGAGTTACACTAAATCGTAATTCATCTTGCAATTGGGTGTCTTACTATACAGAAACAGCCCTACAcatatcgctatgctgtatctgtatactacgCCCACTACCGGACTACGTTTGTGTATTGCGTTGACGAGTGTTGTATGAATCTGCGTGACCTCATAATGTGAACTAACGAttactttaacatgttttatacgTTCTGTTTATTTCCAAACATTTCTTTAGAGCAAGAGAATTAAACCAATTTTCTGATAACAGAAAAACATGAACAGCAGTATATTCTAAGACGACAATCATCGATTTGAACACTTGAATGTGTACATGTGTAACAAAATCATTTACCATGTTAATGTCAGCATGCATGTTAAGTGAATGTCAAGTTcagttaaaaaatctgaaacattGGACAACTCatacacttctgtttcaaattggacaatgttttgtcatttgtttttactgttgaaattagttgttatgttaaaatagataattattcaccttaacctatgtattattgttgactattcgagattctttttttgcGACCCCGTCTTCAGCTGAATgtgtgattttaatattttcgcGGTCCTCAAGggattttaaatagaaaataaacatgataaatgcaaCAAATGTGTTTGTGTGTCTTTAAAAGCacaaacaatatacagaattaattgcaggataaagacaataactgtttatagtgtctttaaatatcagctgtatttcactcggctcgaaacaggagTAATAGCTCGCTAAAGCTCGCATTACA
It contains:
- the LOC134684890 gene encoding F-box/LRR-repeat protein 7-like, giving the protein MNINVIPSELLLHILSYVPQSDLFTNIDQVCNLWKQLAFTSCLWKHVDYTEIYVDYSQAFEHVRRIQNFVKSLTITPGHIIDFFGFQRKLQFVNLKSLDVSDKLVVSEVFFDKIIQRCPNLEKIKFISDSRFNMEHCLEKLKGLNLTELDIGYFYGTRTLDDKLISLLRKQPELTKLALRGWNTLKDSSVVSILNDCTNLNSFYLFNGQTSNDAFMVSEKDLPLAELTIHSNLLDDEGLQFITERTKSLKRLNIEQSRGITDCGMVQVTQNCRSLENISFGNTYPSNSENLSNRTLFAIAENCSLLKSLSTVGCRNIDDDGLIEIAKSCRH